TGCCGCGTTATCTTCTACAGCTTTTCCGGTGATGTATCCATACTGAGCTGAGACGCCAGAAGTTGCTTCATCAAGAAACAAATGTGTCAGATACATCGGATGGCACCCCAGATCAATCAGCGCTCCGCTTATACATTCTTCCGGATTGTAAAAATGCTCCGGCAGCCAGCCTGCGGTAGCCCCGTTATGAGACAACCTTACCCGCACCTGTGTGACTCTGCCAAGCGCACCCTCCGAGAGCAATTGCCTTATAGCTAGCGTATAGCCGTCATTTAATCGGGGCAGCGATACCGTTAGCTTGACACCGCTCTGAGCAGCTTCTCTTACAATTTCGTTCGCTTCTTGCTGCGTAGGAGCCAGCACCTTCTCCGTGAAAATGTGCTTGCCTGCTCTCGCCGCAGCTACCATGATATCCCTATGCATAGACGTAGGTGCATCTACAATGACCGCATCAACATCGCTTCTGCCGAGCAGTTCGTCTAATGAAGTATGGAAATCCACGCCAAGTTTTCCTGCTGCTTCCCGGCCCCGCTTCTCGTCCTCGTCCCATACGGCGACAATATCCACATCGGGGTGCTCTTGAGCCTCTCTCGTATAGTCCCAAGCATGCACGTGCCAGTAGCTGATCTTACCGATACGAATCATGAAAGCCTCTCTCCTTCACTATGAAATCATGACATCTTGCTTTAACTGTAGCACACAAACCCCAATAATTTTAGTGCAAGATCAAGACATAAGTGTGTGGAAAAAGGACATCGCAGGAATAGTTGGAGACACTCATTTGACAGTCAGACGATCAACCAAGCCAAGCGGAGGACAAGACGAGCGTCCGCT
This genomic window from Paenibacillus hexagrammi contains:
- a CDS encoding Gfo/Idh/MocA family protein, producing the protein MIRIGKISYWHVHAWDYTREAQEHPDVDIVAVWDEDEKRGREAAGKLGVDFHTSLDELLGRSDVDAVIVDAPTSMHRDIMVAAARAGKHIFTEKVLAPTQQEANEIVREAAQSGVKLTVSLPRLNDGYTLAIRQLLSEGALGRVTQVRVRLSHNGATAGWLPEHFYNPEECISGALIDLGCHPMYLTHLFLDEATSGVSAQYGYITGKAVEDNAAALLFTDSGALGIVEAGFVTSSSPFTIEIHGTEGSLLYGTPEEKLLLRCSNGGFDSWEEVPLTPRKESAFNQWIGHIRNNTEAEENIRLALALSSLMEASNQSVRERRTVRIDELRQ